A single region of the Apodemus sylvaticus chromosome 7, mApoSyl1.1, whole genome shotgun sequence genome encodes:
- the Ackr4 gene encoding atypical chemokine receptor 4 isoform X1, translated as MQSLGAMALEQNQSVEYYYEENEMNYTHDYSQYEVICIKEEVRQFAKVFLPAFFTVAFVIGLAGNSVVVAIYAYYKKQRTKTDVYILNLAVADLLLLVTLPFWAVNAVHGWILGKMMCKVTSALYTVNFVSGMQFLACISIDRYWAITKAPSQSGAGRPCWIICCCVWMAAILLSIPQLVFYTVNQNARCTPIFPHHLGTSLKASIQMLEICIGFVVPFLIMGVCYAITARTLIKMPNIKKSRPLRVLLTVVVVFIVTQLPYNVVKFCQAIDAIYLLVTNCDMSKRMDVAIQVTESIALFHSCLNPILYVFMGASFKNYIMRVAKKYGSWRRQRQNVEEIPFDSEGPTEPTSSFTI; from the coding sequence cttgGCGCCATGGCTCTGGAGCAGAACCAGTCAGTGGAATACTATTATGAGGAGAATGAGATGAACTACACCCATGACTACAGCCAGTATGAGGTGATCTGCATAAAGGAAGAGGTCAGGCAGTTCGCAAaagtcttcctgcctgccttcttcaCGGTAGCCTTTGTCATTGGACTCGCAGGGAACTCCGTCGTTGTGGCGATTTACGCCTATTACAAGAAACAGAGGACCAAGACCGATGTGTACATTCTGAACCTGGCAGTAGCAGACTTGCTGCTTCTGGTCACACTGCCTTTCTGGGCAGTTAATGCAGTTCACGGATGGATTCTAGGCAAAATGATGTGCAAAGTAACTTCAGCCCTGTACACGGTAAACTTTGTCTCCGGGATGCAGTTCCTGGCTTGTATCAGTATTGACCGATACTGGGCAATCACGAAGGCCCCCAGCCAATCAGGAGCGGGGAGACCCTGCTGGATCATCTGTTGCTGTGTGTGGATGGCCGCCATCTTGCTGAGCATACCCCAGCTGGTTTTTTACACAGTGAATCAGAATGCTAGGTGCACTCCCATCTTTCCCCACCACCTAGGAACATCCCTGAAAGCATCCATTCAGATGCTGGAAATCTGCATCGGCTTTGTGGTTCCCTTTCTCATCATGGGCGTGTGCTACGCCATCACTGCCAGGACGCTTATCAAGATGCCCAATATTAAAAAGTCCCGCCCCCTCAGGGTTCTGCTCACGGTGGTTGTTGTTTTCATTGTCACCCAGCTGCCCTACAACGTTGTCAAGTTCTGCCAGGCCATAGATGCCATCTACCTGCTGGTCACCAACTGCGACATGAGCAAGCGCATGGATGTCGCCATCCAAGTCACGGAGAGCATCGCGCTCTTCCACAGCTGCCTCAACCCCATCCTGTATGTCTTCATGGGGGCCTCTTTCAAAAACTATATCATGAGAGTGGCCAAGAAATATGGATCctggagaagacagagacagaacgtGGAGGAAATTCCTTTTGACTCTGAGGGTCCTACAGAGCCAACCAGTTCTTTTAccatttaa
- the Ackr4 gene encoding atypical chemokine receptor 4 isoform X2, with product MALEQNQSVEYYYEENEMNYTHDYSQYEVICIKEEVRQFAKVFLPAFFTVAFVIGLAGNSVVVAIYAYYKKQRTKTDVYILNLAVADLLLLVTLPFWAVNAVHGWILGKMMCKVTSALYTVNFVSGMQFLACISIDRYWAITKAPSQSGAGRPCWIICCCVWMAAILLSIPQLVFYTVNQNARCTPIFPHHLGTSLKASIQMLEICIGFVVPFLIMGVCYAITARTLIKMPNIKKSRPLRVLLTVVVVFIVTQLPYNVVKFCQAIDAIYLLVTNCDMSKRMDVAIQVTESIALFHSCLNPILYVFMGASFKNYIMRVAKKYGSWRRQRQNVEEIPFDSEGPTEPTSSFTI from the coding sequence ATGGCTCTGGAGCAGAACCAGTCAGTGGAATACTATTATGAGGAGAATGAGATGAACTACACCCATGACTACAGCCAGTATGAGGTGATCTGCATAAAGGAAGAGGTCAGGCAGTTCGCAAaagtcttcctgcctgccttcttcaCGGTAGCCTTTGTCATTGGACTCGCAGGGAACTCCGTCGTTGTGGCGATTTACGCCTATTACAAGAAACAGAGGACCAAGACCGATGTGTACATTCTGAACCTGGCAGTAGCAGACTTGCTGCTTCTGGTCACACTGCCTTTCTGGGCAGTTAATGCAGTTCACGGATGGATTCTAGGCAAAATGATGTGCAAAGTAACTTCAGCCCTGTACACGGTAAACTTTGTCTCCGGGATGCAGTTCCTGGCTTGTATCAGTATTGACCGATACTGGGCAATCACGAAGGCCCCCAGCCAATCAGGAGCGGGGAGACCCTGCTGGATCATCTGTTGCTGTGTGTGGATGGCCGCCATCTTGCTGAGCATACCCCAGCTGGTTTTTTACACAGTGAATCAGAATGCTAGGTGCACTCCCATCTTTCCCCACCACCTAGGAACATCCCTGAAAGCATCCATTCAGATGCTGGAAATCTGCATCGGCTTTGTGGTTCCCTTTCTCATCATGGGCGTGTGCTACGCCATCACTGCCAGGACGCTTATCAAGATGCCCAATATTAAAAAGTCCCGCCCCCTCAGGGTTCTGCTCACGGTGGTTGTTGTTTTCATTGTCACCCAGCTGCCCTACAACGTTGTCAAGTTCTGCCAGGCCATAGATGCCATCTACCTGCTGGTCACCAACTGCGACATGAGCAAGCGCATGGATGTCGCCATCCAAGTCACGGAGAGCATCGCGCTCTTCCACAGCTGCCTCAACCCCATCCTGTATGTCTTCATGGGGGCCTCTTTCAAAAACTATATCATGAGAGTGGCCAAGAAATATGGATCctggagaagacagagacagaacgtGGAGGAAATTCCTTTTGACTCTGAGGGTCCTACAGAGCCAACCAGTTCTTTTAccatttaa